The genomic DNA CATTTATGTACTCAGAACCAAAGGCATGGTTTGCACTAATGGATAAATTGGCAGAGATGACTATTACATATGTGAAATCACAAATAAAAGCAGGCGCACGGGCCATTCAGATCTTTGATTCTTGGGTTGGTGCCCTAAATGTTCAGGACTATCGCTATTTTATAAAGCCAGTGATGAATCGGATTTTTAGTGCACTTAGAGAAGAAAACGTTCCATTAATTATGTTTGGTGTAGGTGCAAGTCATTTGGCTCTAGAATGGAATGATCTTCCACTAGATGTAGTAGGGTTAGATTGGCGTCTACAAATTGAAGAAGCTCGCCAAATAGGAGTGCATAAAACGGTTCAAGGAAACTTAGATCCGGCTATTTTATTGGCTCCATGGGAAGTAATAGAGGAGCGTGCCAAAGCGATCCTTGATCAAGGACTGGCACATCCAGGGCATATTTTTAACTTAGGACATGGTGTGTTTCCTTCCGTTAATCCTGAAACTTTAAAGCGATTAACAACTTTTGTTCATGAATATACAGCAATAAACAAACGTTAATAATTATTAATTAATAATTATTATTATATTTTAAGTATTATTACTAGCACTCTCACGGTTTTTTTGGCAAAATAAATGAATGAGTGAGAAAATTGCTGAATAATCGTGAATAAACAGGATGTGAGGGATAGTATGACAAAGAAAGTAATGGGGCTTTTAGTAATGGCCTATGGAACTCCTTACAAGGAGGAGGATATTGAACGTTATTATACGCATATTCGCCATGGCCGTAAACCGTCTCCTGAAATGCTAGAGGATTTAAAAAATCGCTATGAAGCAATTGGTGGCATCTCTCCACTAGCTAAAATCACGCAGGAACAAGGAGAGGAATTACAAGAGCATTTAAATAGAGTTCAGGATCAAGTGGAATTTAAGCTTTACTTAGGTTTAAAGCATATCGAACCGTTCATTGAAGATGCTGTGAAACAAATGCACGACGATGGCATTCAAGAAGCAGTGAGTATCGTGCTTGCGCCGCATTTTTCTACCTTTAGCGTAAAGTCATACAACGGACGAGCTCATGAGGAAGCGGAAAAGCTTGGAAATCTTAAAATTACATCAGTTGAAAGCTGGTTTGATGAGCCGAAGTTTATTCAGTATTGGTCTGAGAAAGTAAAGGCAACTTTTGATTCTATGCCAGTAGAAGAAAAGGATCATTCAGTTTTAATTGTTTCTGCGCATAGTCTACCTGAGAAAATCCTTCAATCGGGGGATCCATATCCGGAGCAGCTTCAAAAAACAGCTGATTACATTGCTGAGAGTGCCGGTGTAAAAAACTATGCAGTTGGCTGGCAAAGTGCAGGAAATACACCAGAGCCATGGCTTGGACCTGATGTTCAGGATCTCACAAGAGAGTTGTATGAAAAGAATGGTTATAAAGCATTCATATACACACCAGTTGGCTTTGTCGCTGACCATTTAGAGGTTCTCTATGATAATGATTATGAGTGTAAGATTATTACGGAGGAATTAGGTGTGTCGTATTACCGACCAGAAATGCCGAATTCACAACCATTATTTATTGATGCGATGGCAACAGTTATACTGGACAA from Robertmurraya sp. FSL R5-0851 includes the following:
- the hemH gene encoding ferrochelatase; its protein translation is MTKKVMGLLVMAYGTPYKEEDIERYYTHIRHGRKPSPEMLEDLKNRYEAIGGISPLAKITQEQGEELQEHLNRVQDQVEFKLYLGLKHIEPFIEDAVKQMHDDGIQEAVSIVLAPHFSTFSVKSYNGRAHEEAEKLGNLKITSVESWFDEPKFIQYWSEKVKATFDSMPVEEKDHSVLIVSAHSLPEKILQSGDPYPEQLQKTADYIAESAGVKNYAVGWQSAGNTPEPWLGPDVQDLTRELYEKNGYKAFIYTPVGFVADHLEVLYDNDYECKIITEELGVSYYRPEMPNSQPLFIDAMATVILDKLNMR
- the hemE gene encoding uroporphyrinogen decarboxylase, producing the protein MVRQINETFLKAARGEQTDYTPVWYMRQAGRSQPEYREIKEKYSLFEITHQPELCAYVTRLPVEQYDVDAAILYKDIMSPLPAIGVDVEIKSGIGPVISNPIRSLADVEKLGEIHPEEDVPYVLDTIKLLTEEQLNVPLIGFAGAPFTLASYMIEGGPSKNYNKTKAFMYSEPKAWFALMDKLAEMTITYVKSQIKAGARAIQIFDSWVGALNVQDYRYFIKPVMNRIFSALREENVPLIMFGVGASHLALEWNDLPLDVVGLDWRLQIEEARQIGVHKTVQGNLDPAILLAPWEVIEERAKAILDQGLAHPGHIFNLGHGVFPSVNPETLKRLTTFVHEYTAINKR